One region of Drosophila kikkawai strain 14028-0561.14 chromosome 2R, DkikHiC1v2, whole genome shotgun sequence genomic DNA includes:
- the Non1 gene encoding nucleolar GTP-binding protein 1, which yields MSLYNFKKIMVVPPAKDFIDIMLSKTQRKTPTVVHKGYKISRIRAFYTRKVKYTQQNFHDRLSQIIQDFPKLDDVHPFYADLMNVLYDKDHYKLALGQLNTARHLVDNVAKDYVRLLKYGDSLYRCKQLKKAALGRMATILKRQASNLTYLEQVRQHLSRLPTIDPYSRTIIICGFPNVGKSSFINKITRADVEVQPYAFTTKSLYVGHTDYKYLRWQVIDTPGILDHPLEERNVIEMQAITALAHLRACVLYFMDISEQCGHSLEEQVKLFESIKPLFTNKPLILAINKIDILTPDDLPAERREIITKLQEDKNVPVMLMSTVQETGVMEVKTEACERLLSYRVDQKMRTKKVDNILNRLHVAMPAPRDEKVRAPCIPEQALERIQQKADKAERKRKLEKEIEEEMGDDYTLDLKKNYSEIPEEERYDVIPEFWEGHNIADYIDADIFEKLEELEREEGLRVESGAYTVPDMTMDQTLKEIREMAKQIRGKRFELRDEKRLSSRKNKPVIPRHKQPKVRDRSVNKLVQTMEGLGVDMSGSETANFTKSVVDLRRAQVAVGSKKVPKVALLDKESSAVVKKTGLPLKRAPSRDTLGIKNLAIRKKAQIMAKRDIAKKVTRNTLKGEADRFIGTKMPKHLFSGKRGTGKTDRR from the exons ATGAGTCTGTACAATTTCAAGAAGATCATGGTGGTCCCACCGGCCAAG GACTTTATCGACATTATGCTGTCGAAGACACAGCGTAAGACCCCGACAGTCGTCCACAAGGGCTACAAGATATCCCGGATCCGGGCCTTCTACACCAGGAAGGTCAAGTACACGCAGCAGAACTTCCACGACCGCTTGTCGCAGATCATTCAGGATTTTCCCAAGCTGGACGATGTGCATCCCTTCTACGCGGATCTGATGAACGTGCTGTACGACAAGGATCATTACAAGCTGGCGCTGGGTCAGCTGAATACAGCCAGGCATTTGGTGGACAA TGTTGCCAAGGACTATGTACGCCTCTTGAAGTACGGCGACTCGCTGTACCGCTGCAAGCAGCTGAAAAAGGCTGCTCTGGGTCGCATGGCTACTATTTTAAAGCGCCAGGCTTCCAACCTCACATATTTGGAGCAGGTGCGCCAGCATTTGTCGCGTCTGCCCACCATTGATCCCTACTCGCGCACCATCATCATCTGCGGCTTCCCAAATGTGGGCAAGTCATCGTTCATCAACAAGATCACCCGTGCCGATGTGGAAGTGCAGCCCTATGCCTTCACCACCAAATCCCTGTATGTGGGCCACACAGATTACAAATACCTACGCTGGCAGGTGATCGACACACCTGGCATCCTGGATCATCCGCTGGAGGAGCGTAATGTGATCGAGATGCAGGCCATTACGGCCTTGGCACATCTGCGCGCCTGTGTCCTGTACTTCATGGACATCTCCGAGCAGTGCGGTCACTCGCTGGAAGAGCAGGTGAAGCTGTTCGAGAGCATCAAGCCCCTGTTTACCAACAAGCCCCTGATTCTGGCCATCAACAAGATTGATATCCTCACACCCGATGATTTGCCAGCGGAGCGAAGGGAGATAATCACCAAGCTGCAAGAGGACAAGAATGTGCCCGTGATGCTCATGTCCACAGTGCAGGAGACTGGTGTGATGGAGGTGAAGACAGAAGCCTGCGAGAGGCTGCTTTCCTACCGCGTTGACCAGAAGATGCGCACCAAGAAGGTGGACAACATTTTGAACCGCCTGCACGTGGCCATGCCAGCGCCACGCGACGAGAAAGTCCGTGCTCCCTGCATCCCAGAGCAGGCCTTGGAACGCATCCAGCAGAAGGCCGACAAGGCGGAGCGCAAGCGCAAACTGGAGAAGGAGATCGAGGAGGAGATGGGCGACGACTACACGCTGGACCTCAAGAAGAACTACAGCGAGATACCCGAGGAGGAGCGCTACGATGTCATTCCCGAGTTCTGGGAGGGTCACAACATTGCGGACTACATCGATGCCGACATTTTcgagaagctggaggagctggagcgTGAGGAGGGTCTGCGGGTGGAGAGTGGCGCCTACACCGTGCCGGATATGACCATGGACCAGACGCTCAAGGAGATTCGCGAGATGGCCAAGCAGATACGAGGCAAGCGCTTCGAGCTGCGCGACGAGAAGCGTCTGTCATCCAGGAAGAACAAGCCCGTCATTCCGCGTCACAAGCAGCCCAAGGTGCGCGATCGTTCCGTCAACAAGCTGGTCCAGACGATGGAGGGCCTGGGTGTGGACATGTCTGGCAGCGAGACGGCCAACTTCACCAAGTCTGTGGTCGATCTGCGTCGTGCCCAGGTGGCCGTCGGCTCCAAAAAGGTGCCCAAGGTGGCGCTACTCGACAAGGAGTCCTCTGCGGTGGTAAAGAAGACTGGCCTGCCCCTCAAGCGGGCCCCATCGCGCGACACGCTGGGCATCAAGAACCTGGCCATCCGCAAGAAGGCGCAGATTATGGCCAAGCGGGACATTGCCAAGAAGGTTACCAGGAATACGCTCAAGGGAGAGGCGGATCGCTTCATTGGCACCAAGATGCCGAAGCATCTGTTTTCGGGCAAGCGTGGAACGGGCAAGACGGATCGCCGTTAA
- the LOC108076413 gene encoding pneumococcal serine-rich repeat protein isoform X1, which yields MADADDSKSGSDGSGSASGSGRGSGAESLQLLTKLDKAVSTNDVLLDLQRALTYEAVFSTLVEHKMQALKRDYEEHKKAKRRKRKSIGRIFLPRKLFGGSGSRRSSREDTPPPAEEAPPGQSSSSSPPAAAATSKAKTKAKSRQDDIEEASGSLASFQRTHARRPENLEDSLASTLSNSSGAQRQPRHSHSLLVRAQTHTPAHQVDLEAVRRSSRSSSSEGEAEVRSRTQLPGKHSTTINGESELLPPISGHDNTSTTATATATVTAAAGVSGSVLHSSTLADDSLTASLRGSLESLSYSSSRCTVSFGGAEVMPSAGMGPPGAGPGGGLTGVEAEARERARLAKRLRILEAKSISAQCSPIFPRHVVRSFPLQAPQQGRLHINVPSSLAKPQPQPQLQLQQPHVALDIETLPAPLPQRRRLLPKQLSCTESGGAGEFGVSGGVGGAEAYSRYFSRQNTSEDSANVTVSTVLAQSDSQSLHATPSYANTPPALARDIIVSQERRKSRSAGLLAGRPPVGSTDVVIAMEGAEGKGAGGPRNRAGTRTLVPDKLHRMTSTSTGSSMAATGCCSAAKPKERPSEVFRPTMPSSAATTTAQSTGSDDEYRRRKRKYKRHHRCSDPALVYPTPNGIQHYVHVLGIHPDTQQPIQCPYGEDSPCDLQLDMDLDLDTDADKIDDLEQMVPSGHQRHRRKHRHRHKKRHRHKKPKILVQDLDTEVVKVIDPHDLSQRARWTIIATACLLLLMCLMLIGVTLRMAPIIDDMVRQENERNFRENLERTWMMKNRTELNLQRQQMDMQLQVP from the exons ATGGCGGATGCGGACGATAGCAAGAGTGGCAGTGACGGCAGTGGGAGTGCGAGTGGCAGTGGTCGTGGCAGTGGTGCCGAGTCTCTGCAGCTGCTGACCAAGCTGGACAAGGCTGTATCCACTAACGATGTCCTGCTGGATCTGCAGAGAGCCCTCACCTATGAGGCCGTCTTTAGCACTCTGGTGGAGCACAAGATGCAGGCCCTCAAGCGAGACTACGAGGAGCACAAGAAGGCCAAGAGGCGGAAGCGCAAGTCCATTGGTCGCATCTTTCTGCCAAGAAAGCTATTTGGTGGCAGTGGGAGTCGCCGTTCCAGTCGGGAGGATACCCCACCGCCAGCGGAAGAAGCTCCGCCAGGgcaatcatcatcatcatcaccaccagcagccgccgccactAGCAAAGCCAAGACAAAAGCCAAGAGCCGGCAGGATGACATCGAAGAGGCCTCCGGCTCGTTGGCCAGCTTCCAGCGAACCCATGCCCGGCGGCCAGAGAACTTGGAAGATAGCCTGGCCAGCACGCTGAGCAACTCCTCGGGTGCCCAGCGTCAGCCCAGGCATAGTCACAGCCTACTGGTCCGTGCTCAGACCCATACACCGGCCCACCAGGTGGATTTGGAGGCGGTTCGCCGGTcaagccgcagcagcagctcggaGGGAGAGGCCGAGGTCCGTTCGAGGACCCAGCTACCCGGCAAACATTCCACAACGATCAACGGCGAGTCGGAACTACTGCCCCCGATCTCCGGACACGACAATACCTCGACGACTGCCACAGCAACTGCCACAGTTACCGCCGCCGCTGGTGTCAGCGGCAGTGTCCTGCACAGCTCCACGCTGGCGGATGACAGCCTCACGGCCTCGCTGCGCGGCAGCCTCGAGAGCCTCTCCTACAGCAGTTCCCGTTGCACGGTCAGCTTTGGCGGCGCGGAGGTGATGCCTTCAGCGGGCATGGGACCACCAGGAGCAGGGCCAGGTGGAGGGTTAACCGGAGTGGAGGCGGAGGCCAGGGAGCGGGCGCGTCTGGCCAAGCGGCTGAGGATACTGGAGGCCAAATCGATCAGCGCCCAGTGCAGCCCCATCTTTCCCAGGCATGTGGTGCGCTCGTTTCCACTGCAGGCGCCACAACAAGGG CGCCTGCACATCAATGTTCCCTCCAGCCTGGCcaagcctcagcctcagcctcagttACAGTTGCAGCAGCCCCACGTGGCCTTGGACATTGAGACGCTGCCCGCTCCACTCCCACAGCGTCGTCGCCTCCTGCCCAAGCAGCTCTCCTGCACGGAAAGTGGTGGAGCTGGAGAGTTTGGTGTCTCTGGTGGAGTCGGTGGAGCGGAGGCCTACTCCCGCTACTTCTCACGCCAGAACACCTCGGAGGACAGTGCCAATGTGACGGTGAGCACGGTGCTGGCCCAGAGCGATTCCCAGTCACTGCATGCCACGCCCAGCTATGCCAACACGCCGCCGGCTTTGGCGAGGGACATCATAGTTAGTCAAGAGCGACGCAAGTCGCGCAGCGCAGGACTCTTGGCAGGGCGTCCGCCTGTAGGATCCACAGATGTGGTTATTGCCATGGAGGGAGCAGAAGGAAAAGGAGCAGGAGGCCCAAGAAACCGAGCTGGAACACGAACCTTAGTGCCCGACAAGCTGCACCGGATGACTTCCACATCGACGGGGTCCAGTATGGCAGCCACCGGCTGCTGCAGTGCAGCCAAGCCCAAGGAGAGACCCAGTGAAGTCTTTAGGCCCACAATGCCCTCCTCCGCGGCCACGACAACGGCCCAGAGCACGGGCAGTGATGACGAGTACCGGCGACGGAAACGGAAGTACA AACGCCATCATCGCTGCTCGGATCCTGCCTTGGTCTATCCCACGCCCAATGGTATACAGCACTATGTGCATGTGCTTGGCATCCATCCGGACACACAGCAGCCCAT ACAATGCCCGTACGGCGAGGACTCGCCCTGCGACCTGCAGCTGGACATGGACCTGGATCTGGACACAGATGCCGATAAAATCGACGACCTTGAGCAGATGGTCCCCAGTGGTCATCAGCGGCATCGCCGAAAGCATCG TCATCGTCACAAAAAGCGACATCggcacaaaaaaccaaaaattctGGTACAGGACTTGGACACAGAGGTTGTTAAG GTGATCGATCCCCATGATCTGTCACAGCGTGCCCGCTGGACAATAATAGCCACCGCCTGTTTGTTGCTGCTCATGTGCCTCATGCTGATCGGGGTTACCTTGCGTATGGCACCGATCATAGACGATATGG
- the LOC108076416 gene encoding uncharacterized protein, whose product MKQFALFSIFLLILVVGLAQMPQQVAAQGQNGQPHGQPPKSPNGNGNGNQQSGQGQSGQSNN is encoded by the exons ATGAAGCAGTTTGCATTGTTCAGCATTTTCCTCTTGATTCTGGTGGTGGGATTG GCCCAGATGCCCCAGCAGGTTGCTGCCCAGGGCCAGAATGGACAACCACATGGCCAGCCGCCGAAGTCGCCAAATggcaatggaaatggcaaCCAGCAGAGTGGACAAGGTCAAAGCGGGCAAAGCAACAACTAG
- the ODA-Dnal1 gene encoding dynein axonemal light chain 1 codes for MSKATTIKDALKRWEEREQQNSLTAKNIDLQFQWPPIEKMDSTLGTLVQCERISMSTNMIEKIFGLSGMKCLKVLSLSRNYIKQISGLEAVAETLEELWLSYNLIEKIKGLTGLKCLKVLYISNNLIKDWSEFNRLAEIESLEDLVVVGNPLSEGLDEPTWRAECIKRLPTIRKLDGEPVVLNEEPQL; via the exons ATGTCCAAAGCCACCACAATTAAGGATGCACTAAAGCGTTGGGAGGAGCGGGAGCAGCAGAACTCCCTGACTGCCAAGAACATTGATCTGCAGTTTCAGTGGCCGCCCATCGAGAAAATGGATAGCACTTTGGGCACTCTGGTGCAATGCGA GAGAATCAGTATGTCCACGAATATGATTGAGAAGATATTCGGTTTGTCGGGCATGAAATGCCTCAAGGTGTTGTCTTTATCACGAAACTATATCAAGCAGATTTCTGGATTG GAAGCTGTGGCCGAAACCCTGGAGGAACTGTGGCTCAGCTACAATCTCATTGAAAAAATCAAAGGTCTTACGGGTCTCAAGTGCCTGAAAGTCTTGTATATCAGCAATAATTTGATCAAGGACTGGTCGGAGTTCAATCGTTTGGCCGAGATTGAGTCCCTTGAGgatttggtggtggtgggtaaCCCTCTGTCAGAGGGTTTGGACGAACCCACCTGGCGGGCGGAGTGCATTAAGCGCTTGCCCACCATCCGGAAATTGGACGGAGAGCCGGTGGTGCTCAATGAGGAGCCGCAACTTTAA
- the Or45a gene encoding odorant receptor 45a, producing the protein MADALANGNFTRFGLGISDKIRKQIYLLISTLCVQIRSNVRYFAVQRRALEIVGFDPSTPQLKLKHPIWAGILVLSLVSHNWPMAVYALQDLSDLTRLTDNFAVVMQGSLSTFKFLAIVMKRRRIGTLIHRLHQLNEEGIRSSFKGKELILEENQLDKYVSKAFRNAAYGVIVASAIAPMLLGLLGYLRVGIFSPTTPMEFNFWLDESRAIYYWPIYVWGVLGVAAAAWLAIATDTLFSWLAHNVVAQFRLLELLLEQKDDPEEVYLVKFIHRHRLALELAEELSSIFAEIVFVKYMLSYLQLCMLAFRFSRSGWSSQVPFRAAFLVAIVIQLSSYCYGGEYLKQQSLGISEAVYAHSDWPEMEPKRRRLWQMIIMRAQRPAKIFGYMFYVDLPLLLWVTRTAGSFLALLRTFAS; encoded by the exons ATGGCCGATGCCCTGGCAAATGGCAATTTCACTCGATTTGGCCTAGGAATCAGCGATAAAATTCGAAAGCAGATTTACTTGTTGATTTCCACG CTCTGCGTCCAGATACGCTCGAATGTCCGCTATTTTGCTGTACAGCGGAGAGCTCTGGAAATTGTGGGCTTCGATCCAAGTACACCGCAGCTAAAGCTCAAGCATCCCATTTGGGCAGGGATCTTGGTTTTGTCCTTGGTCTCCCACAATTGGCCCATGGCTGTGTATGCCCTGCAGGATCTCTCGGACTTGACCCGGTTAACGGATAATTTTGCTGTGGTTATGCAGGGTTCATTGAGCACCTTCAAGTTTCTGGCTATTGTGATGAAGCGTCGCAGGATTGGAACCTTGATCCATCGTTTGCACCAGCTCAACGAGGAGGGGATTAGGAGTAGCTTTAAAGGTAAAGAGCTCATTCTGGAGGAGAACCAACTGGACAAGTATGTGTCCAAGGCCTTTAGGAATGCCGCCTATGGAGTGATTGTAGCCTCGGCCATAGCTCCCATGCTGCTTGGTCTGCTGGGTTACCTGCGAGTGGGTATCTTTTCACCAACCACGCCCATGGAGTTCAATTTCTGGCTGGACGAGTCCAGAGCCATCTATTACTGGCCCATCTATGTTTGGGGTGTTCTAGGTGTGGCAGCCGCCGCCTGGCTGGCCATAGCCACGGACACACTCTTCTCCTGGCTGGCACACAATGTGGTGGCCCAGTTCCGGCTGCTGGAGTTGCTTTTGGAGCAAAAGGATGACCCAGAGGAGGTGTATCTTGTAAAGTTTATACATCGTCATCGCTTGGCCCTTGAACTGGCCGAGGAACTCAGCTCTATTTTCGCCGAGATTGTCTTTGTGAAATATATGCTGAGTTATTTGCAACTCTGCATGCTGGCCTTTCGCTTCAGCAGGAGTGGCTGGAGCTCCCAGGTGCCCTTCAGAGCCGCCTTCCTGGTGGCCATCGTCATCCAACTCAGCTCGTATTGCTATGGCGGGGAGTATCTGAAGCAGCAGAGTCTGGGCATATCGGAGGCAGTGTACGCCCACAGTGACTGGCCAGAAATGGAGCCGAAGAGACGACGTCTTTGGCAAATGATTATCATGAGAGCTCAGCGACCGGCGAAGATTTTTGGCTATATGTTCTATGTGGATTTGCCATTGCTATTATGG GTCACCAGAACAGCGGGTTCCTTTTTGGCTTTGCTAAGGACTTTTGCTTCTTAG
- the LOC108076414 gene encoding borealin-like, translating into MTSSVARDFENVTPALPVKPGRKCFEDLKKNLKMPRLRDNTRKLAVRQEADREEKVNLAKIKMDAVLLKVDEIGRRHMEIVDSRIKLIRDTTDEELLNMKWSEFLALGIDKFADYQGSVSTSTATTPRSRSVSRKPAERTRLKQRTWTRVQSVDRKKLDEIPSLSFQRWPRAGEAVLSRAASPLAVPLEERCANVQIPTSKGTITVKPHKMMNQVKREVLKSLDQNTLAQVKMLNANLGEIVNMATKMGKL; encoded by the exons ATGACATCTTCTGTGGCCAGAGACTTCGAAAATG TAACCCCCGCCCTACCTGTCAAACCTGGTCGAAAGTGCTttgaagatttaaaaaaaaacttgaagaTGCCTCGCCTCCGGGACAATACCCGCAAGCTAGCAGTGCGCCAGGAAGCTGATCGCGAGGAGAAAGTAAACTTGGCCAAAATTAAAATGGATGCCGTTCTGCTGAAAGTCGACGAGATAGGCAGACGCCACATGGAGATTGTAGACAGCCGCATAAAGCTCATCCGAGATACCACCGACGAGGAACTGCTGAACATGAAATGGTCAGAATTTCTGGCCCTCGGGATTGATAAGTTTGCTGACTACCAAGGATCAG TTTCCACCAGTACTGCCACTACCCCTCGCAGCCGCTCTGTAAGCCGGAAGCCGGCGGAGAGGACTCGCCTTAAGCAGCGAACTTGGACTCGAGTGCAGTCGGTGGACAGGAAGAAATTAGATGAAATTCCAAGTCTAAGCTTCCAGCGCTGGCCCCGTGCCGGCGAAGCGGTGCTCTCCAGAGCGGCCAGCCCGCTAGCCGTGCCCTTGGAGGAGCGCTGTGCCAATGTGCAGATTCCCACCAGCAAGGGGACCATCACCGTGAAGCCGCACAAGATGATGAATCAGGTGAAGCGCGAGGTGCTAAAGAGCTTGGACCAGAACACTTTAGCCCAGGTGAAAATGCTGAATGCTAATCTGGGTGAAATTGTGAATATGGCCACCAAGATGGGCAAGCTGTAG
- the LOC108076413 gene encoding pneumococcal serine-rich repeat protein isoform X2: MADADDSKSGSDGSGSASGSGRGSGAESLQLLTKLDKAVSTNDVLLDLQRALTYEAVFSTLVEHKMQALKRDYEEHKKAKRRKRKSIGRIFLPRKLFGGSGSRRSSREDTPPPAEEAPPGQSSSSSPPAAAATSKAKTKAKSRQDDIEEASGSLASFQRTHARRPENLEDSLASTLSNSSGAQRQPRHSHSLLVRAQTHTPAHQVDLEAVRRSSRSSSSEGEAEVRSRTQLPGKHSTTINGESELLPPISGHDNTSTTATATATVTAAAGVSGSVLHSSTLADDSLTASLRGSLESLSYSSSRCTVSFGGAEVMPSAGMGPPGAGPGGGLTGVEAEARERARLAKRLRILEAKSISAQCSPIFPRHVVRSFPLQAPQQGRLHINVPSSLAKPQPQPQLQLQQPHVALDIETLPAPLPQRRRLLPKQLSCTESGGAGEFGVSGGVGGAEAYSRYFSRQNTSEDSANVTVSTVLAQSDSQSLHATPSYANTPPALARDIIVSQERRKSRSAGLLAGRPPVGSTDVVIAMEGAEGKGAGGPRNRAGTRTLVPDKLHRMTSTSTGSSMAATGCCSAAKPKERPSEVFRPTMPSSAATTTAQSTGSDDEYRRRKRKYKRHHRCSDPALVYPTPNGIQHYVHVLGIHPDTQQPIQCPYGEDSPCDLQLDMDLDLDTDADKIDDLEQMVPSGHQRHRRKHRHRHKKRHRHKKPKILVQDLDTEVIDPHDLSQRARWTIIATACLLLLMCLMLIGVTLRMAPIIDDMVRQENERNFRENLERTWMMKNRTELNLQRQQMDMQLQVP, from the exons ATGGCGGATGCGGACGATAGCAAGAGTGGCAGTGACGGCAGTGGGAGTGCGAGTGGCAGTGGTCGTGGCAGTGGTGCCGAGTCTCTGCAGCTGCTGACCAAGCTGGACAAGGCTGTATCCACTAACGATGTCCTGCTGGATCTGCAGAGAGCCCTCACCTATGAGGCCGTCTTTAGCACTCTGGTGGAGCACAAGATGCAGGCCCTCAAGCGAGACTACGAGGAGCACAAGAAGGCCAAGAGGCGGAAGCGCAAGTCCATTGGTCGCATCTTTCTGCCAAGAAAGCTATTTGGTGGCAGTGGGAGTCGCCGTTCCAGTCGGGAGGATACCCCACCGCCAGCGGAAGAAGCTCCGCCAGGgcaatcatcatcatcatcaccaccagcagccgccgccactAGCAAAGCCAAGACAAAAGCCAAGAGCCGGCAGGATGACATCGAAGAGGCCTCCGGCTCGTTGGCCAGCTTCCAGCGAACCCATGCCCGGCGGCCAGAGAACTTGGAAGATAGCCTGGCCAGCACGCTGAGCAACTCCTCGGGTGCCCAGCGTCAGCCCAGGCATAGTCACAGCCTACTGGTCCGTGCTCAGACCCATACACCGGCCCACCAGGTGGATTTGGAGGCGGTTCGCCGGTcaagccgcagcagcagctcggaGGGAGAGGCCGAGGTCCGTTCGAGGACCCAGCTACCCGGCAAACATTCCACAACGATCAACGGCGAGTCGGAACTACTGCCCCCGATCTCCGGACACGACAATACCTCGACGACTGCCACAGCAACTGCCACAGTTACCGCCGCCGCTGGTGTCAGCGGCAGTGTCCTGCACAGCTCCACGCTGGCGGATGACAGCCTCACGGCCTCGCTGCGCGGCAGCCTCGAGAGCCTCTCCTACAGCAGTTCCCGTTGCACGGTCAGCTTTGGCGGCGCGGAGGTGATGCCTTCAGCGGGCATGGGACCACCAGGAGCAGGGCCAGGTGGAGGGTTAACCGGAGTGGAGGCGGAGGCCAGGGAGCGGGCGCGTCTGGCCAAGCGGCTGAGGATACTGGAGGCCAAATCGATCAGCGCCCAGTGCAGCCCCATCTTTCCCAGGCATGTGGTGCGCTCGTTTCCACTGCAGGCGCCACAACAAGGG CGCCTGCACATCAATGTTCCCTCCAGCCTGGCcaagcctcagcctcagcctcagttACAGTTGCAGCAGCCCCACGTGGCCTTGGACATTGAGACGCTGCCCGCTCCACTCCCACAGCGTCGTCGCCTCCTGCCCAAGCAGCTCTCCTGCACGGAAAGTGGTGGAGCTGGAGAGTTTGGTGTCTCTGGTGGAGTCGGTGGAGCGGAGGCCTACTCCCGCTACTTCTCACGCCAGAACACCTCGGAGGACAGTGCCAATGTGACGGTGAGCACGGTGCTGGCCCAGAGCGATTCCCAGTCACTGCATGCCACGCCCAGCTATGCCAACACGCCGCCGGCTTTGGCGAGGGACATCATAGTTAGTCAAGAGCGACGCAAGTCGCGCAGCGCAGGACTCTTGGCAGGGCGTCCGCCTGTAGGATCCACAGATGTGGTTATTGCCATGGAGGGAGCAGAAGGAAAAGGAGCAGGAGGCCCAAGAAACCGAGCTGGAACACGAACCTTAGTGCCCGACAAGCTGCACCGGATGACTTCCACATCGACGGGGTCCAGTATGGCAGCCACCGGCTGCTGCAGTGCAGCCAAGCCCAAGGAGAGACCCAGTGAAGTCTTTAGGCCCACAATGCCCTCCTCCGCGGCCACGACAACGGCCCAGAGCACGGGCAGTGATGACGAGTACCGGCGACGGAAACGGAAGTACA AACGCCATCATCGCTGCTCGGATCCTGCCTTGGTCTATCCCACGCCCAATGGTATACAGCACTATGTGCATGTGCTTGGCATCCATCCGGACACACAGCAGCCCAT ACAATGCCCGTACGGCGAGGACTCGCCCTGCGACCTGCAGCTGGACATGGACCTGGATCTGGACACAGATGCCGATAAAATCGACGACCTTGAGCAGATGGTCCCCAGTGGTCATCAGCGGCATCGCCGAAAGCATCG TCATCGTCACAAAAAGCGACATCggcacaaaaaaccaaaaattctGGTACAGGACTTGGACACAGAG GTGATCGATCCCCATGATCTGTCACAGCGTGCCCGCTGGACAATAATAGCCACCGCCTGTTTGTTGCTGCTCATGTGCCTCATGCTGATCGGGGTTACCTTGCGTATGGCACCGATCATAGACGATATGG